One Sporosarcina sp. FSL W8-0480 genomic window, TTAAATGGATGGGACCCTTCAGAAAATGCCATCTATTATTTCAACCCGATAACCGCAACAAGTAAATGGATTTGGTCCAGACCACAAATTAAAAAGATTGGCCTGCATATCTTTTGCAATTGATAAAGGAGGATCGAAGAACAGCATATAGTGCTGTTTAAATCCAAATGAAAAAAACTGTATTTGTTCTTGCTTACGCGTTAATTGCTGTTTCAGTATTTGCCTTTACGAAGGCGACGGAAAATAATAAACTATCTTTGGCATTGAGTAATGAGTATGCAATGAAAATGGCGGATGCATCCGATAAACTTGGAGAACTTGATAAGGCTGTAAAACAAACTCTATTGTTTAATAAATCAGAAGGCTCCAAGAAGTCAAGAGAGGACATTTGGCGGCTTTCTTCAGACATAAAAAGTTCGATTGCGTCATTACCACTTGATGCAAGTTTTACAACTTCGTGGATGAATTACTTAAGCAGAATAGGAAATTACGCAAAGGAAGCCGACCGATCCGCACAGCCTGAAGAGTATTATAAAGTAATGTCTCAGGCTTCGGTAAATTTAGGGGCTATGCAGGATGAGTGGAAACTTGCAACCTCAGGATTACTGGACGGTCAATATACTATGGACGAATGGACACGAAAATTGGACGTATCGAACCCTGATGTAGATTGGACCAATATGGGGGCTTCCATTAAATCCTATACGGAAAGTGATTTTCCACTAACTGCAAGTGAATCTGATGCCATGAAGAAAAGAGACCTAAAACATCTCGAAGATGCCAAGGTCACACAAGCTGAAGCGATTAATCGATTCAAGACGCTATTTCCAAATGTGTCCAATGACGTTATTGGTGTAGAGAAGAGTAAACCAGGCTCACCTTACCCGTTTTTCCACATCCGTTTTGCGGATCGTGAGTCGATCGGTTACATCGATATTACAGAAAAAGGCGGACATGTACTTTCCTATCTCTCGGAAAGACCGTTTGGAAAGGCATCCTTATCTTTTGATGACATAAAAAAGAAAGCGGAAGATTTTTTAAAGAATGCTGACTACAAGGATCTTGTCTATGAAGAATCTAGGGAAAACAGTACAGCTTGGCATTTCGTATTTGTAAGGAAGGAACCATTCTATGGAGCGAAAGTATTTTCGGACGTGATCCATTTGAAAGTAGCAAAAGATAATGGAGATATTATCGGATTGGATGCATCAGAGTACATCCGAAAAGAAAAGTTGGCAAGACAAGCAATTAAAAAGATCGATTGGAGAGAGTTCTTCCATAAGGATGTCCAAGTCG contains:
- a CDS encoding PepSY1/2 domain-containing protein, with the protein product MKKTVFVLAYALIAVSVFAFTKATENNKLSLALSNEYAMKMADASDKLGELDKAVKQTLLFNKSEGSKKSREDIWRLSSDIKSSIASLPLDASFTTSWMNYLSRIGNYAKEADRSAQPEEYYKVMSQASVNLGAMQDEWKLATSGLLDGQYTMDEWTRKLDVSNPDVDWTNMGASIKSYTESDFPLTASESDAMKKRDLKHLEDAKVTQAEAINRFKTLFPNVSNDVIGVEKSKPGSPYPFFHIRFADRESIGYIDITEKGGHVLSYLSERPFGKASLSFDDIKKKAEDFLKNADYKDLVYEESRENSTAWHFVFVRKEPFYGAKVFSDVIHLKVAKDNGDIIGLDASEYIRKEKLARQAIKKIDWREFFHKDVQVVEEELAYVENEKLEQRLTHYLKVTRDENGHTGTYTIIVDTENAEVIKTEKLD